A part of Melittangium boletus DSM 14713 genomic DNA contains:
- a CDS encoding response regulator, whose protein sequence is MSYILVVDDDASHRTLICDALEEMGYRTIEASNGREALDRLEDDLPQAVLLDLRMPVMSGWGLLDALKKMPRARGLPIIIISGYGFEWEAELVGAAGYISKPVDLDKVRMTVQRIIGPPEVAMMH, encoded by the coding sequence ATGTCCTACATCCTGGTCGTCGACGACGACGCGAGCCACCGCACGCTGATCTGCGATGCCCTTGAGGAAATGGGCTACCGCACGATTGAGGCCAGCAACGGGCGGGAAGCCCTTGATCGGCTGGAGGATGACCTGCCCCAGGCCGTGCTGCTGGACTTGCGCATGCCCGTGATGAGCGGCTGGGGGCTGCTGGACGCCCTCAAGAAGATGCCGCGGGCGCGCGGGCTGCCCATCATCATCATCTCGGGCTACGGCTTCGAGTGGGAAGCGGAGCTGGTGGGCGCCGCCGGCTACATCTCCAAGCCCGTGGATCTGGACAAGGTCCGCATGACCGTGCAGCGCATCATCGGCCCGCCGGAAGTGGCCATGATGCACTAG
- a CDS encoding amidohydrolase family protein, protein MNASEMDASDTLPACLGSAGWLAPGEPGRPPLPALGDEEGARLPEGLPPVVDAHVHLFPDGVFEAVWRWFEQYGWPIRYKLHTPQVLSFLLSRGIHRVVALHYAHKPGMARFLNHYIAEVARAEPRVLGLATVLPGEPGAVDILTEAFAAGLKGVKLHCHVQCFAPDAPELHEVYEACARAGRPLVLHAGREPASPHYQCDVHALCSAERVERVLQAHPGLQLCVPHLGADEFDAYTRLLERHDTLWLDTTMALAGYFPVMPPRRLLEVRPERILYGTDFPHLPYAWDRELRRLLALKLGDEVEAGILGGNALKLYGEC, encoded by the coding sequence ATGAACGCCTCGGAGATGGATGCCTCGGACACACTCCCCGCCTGCCTGGGTAGCGCCGGGTGGCTCGCGCCCGGCGAGCCCGGCCGCCCACCACTTCCCGCCCTCGGCGACGAGGAGGGAGCGAGGCTGCCCGAGGGGCTGCCTCCCGTGGTGGATGCCCACGTGCACCTCTTCCCGGACGGGGTCTTCGAGGCCGTGTGGCGCTGGTTCGAGCAGTACGGCTGGCCCATCCGCTACAAGCTGCACACCCCCCAGGTGCTGTCCTTCCTGCTGTCACGAGGCATCCACCGGGTGGTGGCGCTGCACTACGCCCACAAGCCGGGCATGGCGCGCTTCCTCAACCACTACATCGCCGAGGTGGCCCGCGCCGAGCCGCGTGTGCTGGGGCTGGCCACCGTGCTCCCCGGGGAGCCGGGCGCGGTGGACATCCTCACCGAGGCCTTCGCCGCGGGACTCAAGGGGGTGAAGTTGCACTGCCACGTGCAGTGTTTCGCCCCGGACGCGCCGGAGCTCCACGAGGTGTACGAGGCCTGCGCCCGGGCCGGGCGGCCCCTCGTGCTCCACGCGGGCCGCGAGCCCGCCAGCCCCCACTACCAATGCGACGTGCACGCCCTGTGTTCCGCCGAACGCGTGGAGCGTGTCCTCCAGGCGCACCCCGGCCTCCAGCTCTGCGTGCCCCACCTGGGGGCGGACGAGTTCGACGCCTACACCCGGCTCCTCGAGCGCCATGACACCCTGTGGCTCGATACCACCATGGCGCTCGCCGGTTATTTCCCGGTGATGCCGCCTCGCCGCTTGCTGGAAGTCCGTCCCGAGCGCATCCTCTATGGGACGGACTTCCCCCACCTGCCCTACGCCTGGGATCGCGAGCTGCGACGGCTCCTCGCTCTCAAGCTCGGGGACGAGGTGGAGGCAGGCATCCTCGGGGGCAATGCCTTGAAGCTCTACGGGGAATGTTGA
- a CDS encoding TatD family hydrolase produces MGELLQLFDAHLHPEALSDQDLESMRFFGVEHALVVAHHLPEPTPKALRKHFDDLVQRQLPRLERLGIRAWAALGVHPRCIPRRGLSEVLSHLPDYFRGGRVVALGETGLHAGGIEEEEAFLEQLALARQLKLRVVVHTPLLDKERHTRRLLTLLRESGVRPSRVLVDHANGRTVRNILGCGHWAGLTLHPEALKAERAVALVRRLGSERLVLNSDAGDGAGDILGLARVANLLTKAKLSERVVKRVAHDNAARFYRPR; encoded by the coding sequence GTGGGCGAACTCCTCCAGCTCTTCGATGCGCACCTCCACCCCGAGGCCCTGAGCGATCAGGACCTCGAGTCCATGCGTTTCTTCGGCGTGGAGCACGCGCTCGTGGTGGCCCACCACCTGCCCGAGCCCACGCCCAAGGCGCTGCGCAAGCACTTCGACGACCTGGTGCAGCGGCAACTGCCGCGGCTGGAGCGCCTGGGCATCCGCGCCTGGGCGGCGCTGGGCGTACACCCGCGGTGCATCCCCCGCCGGGGCCTGTCCGAGGTGCTCTCCCACCTGCCGGACTACTTCCGGGGAGGCCGCGTGGTGGCCCTGGGGGAGACGGGACTGCACGCGGGCGGCATCGAGGAGGAGGAGGCCTTCCTCGAGCAGCTCGCGCTCGCGCGTCAGCTCAAGCTCCGGGTGGTGGTGCACACCCCCTTGCTCGACAAGGAGCGCCACACCCGGCGGCTGCTCACGCTCCTGCGCGAGTCCGGCGTGCGCCCCTCGCGCGTGCTCGTGGACCATGCCAATGGCCGCACCGTGCGCAACATCCTCGGCTGTGGACACTGGGCGGGGTTGACCCTGCACCCCGAGGCACTCAAGGCCGAACGCGCCGTGGCGCTGGTGCGCCGGCTGGGCAGCGAGAGGCTGGTGCTCAACTCGGATGCCGGCGATGGCGCCGGCGACATCCTCGGGCTCGCGCGCGTGGCCAACCTGCTGACCAAGGCGAAGCTCTCCGAGCGCGTGGTGAAGCGCGTGGCCCATGACAACGCCGCGCGCTTCTACCGTCCACGCTGA